The Aquicella siphonis DNA segment TATGCCAATATCGATAATTCGATTCTGGTGCCCATCCTGACATCGACGGTCGTAAGCAAGTACGCCACCATCAGCAATGTTATCATGCGTCTTACACAGCAAGCTGATATCGCCAAAGTGGAAGCAGGCGTGTCCGGCATGATCTCTGATTTTATATCCGGTAAACAGGTTACCTTTCGCAGCGCGAAGGAATTGATTGCCAAAATGAAAAAGCAAAGCAATATCCTTACCGTATTTCTTGGATTGATAGGCAGTGTGTCGCTGATCGTCGGCGGCATTGGCGTCATGAATATCATGCTGGTTTCCGTTGTTGAGCGCCGCCGGGAGATAGGTATACGTCTTGCGGTGGGCGCGCGGCGCAGAGACATAGGCATGCTGTTTTTAATGGAGGCGGTGATGCTTTCGCTGGTGGGAGGAACGCTGGGCGTGTTTATCGGTATTCTGGTGGCTTATGTCATCGCGATGATCTGGCATTGGCAGTTTACTTTTTTTCTGCTGCCCCCTCTTGCCGGCTTTTCCGTGTCGGTGGCGGTAGGCATTTTCTTCGGATTTTATCCTGCGTATCTGGCGTCGCGGCTGGATCCGATTGACGCGCTGAGATCCGATTGATTTTTTGAATAAAAGAAATGCCGCCTGTCAGGCAATACTCCCGCACTCATTACGCCGAAGGTGTGTGCGCGTGATCGCTCATGGCGATCCTGTGGCTGGTCTGGTCCGTGTGGCTGCGGATCTCGGTCAGCGTGTGCGCGACCGCCTCTCTTAGCAGTTTGGGAAAAGGATTGGCTGGCGCGCAAAACATCAGAAAAGAACTGAAACCCGGAGAGACGGTTTCCGGGCAGGCGGCTGACATCTGTCGTAGGCGTGAAAGCAAATCTTCGCAGGATAATGCAACTGGACAGGCTGCGTCGGGCCCCAGTAACACCCGTATGTTGCCCTTGAGCAGCAAACACTTGTAATCAGCTACTTCCTGGGAACTGATGGGCGTGTGCTCTTCAATTACATTAAAATCTCCATCCCCGTCAGGAAGAATAATGGGCTGCATGACGCCTCGAGGCAGCAGATATCTGACGATATCATTCCGCGTGCTGTGTTCCATGATTTGCATGGTCATTAAAAGCAGCACCGCCTGACGTGCCTGTTTTTCAGCCGGACTCATTCCGGAAGTGATGCAAAATTTGCTGTAATCGCAAATTGTTTTCAGGGTGGAAAGGATTTTGCCTGTGGTTGCCATGTCCAGATCAAGCTGATTTTCCAGATAACGCTTGAAAAAGTAGTGCGCTCGCATTTTTTTGACTTCATTTGCATTAAACAAGAATTGCCTGTTCACTGTCACTGGGAGTTCGGAATTATTGAAAAATTGAAAAATATGCTGTGTGACTTCGTTTGGAAATATGGCGAAGGGATTGGATGGCGGCGGTTCAATCTGAGGGAATGAGACGGCTGCTGACACGGGGCGGTTAGCGGCGACGGAGGAAGCAGCAATATCTTCCTGATGCCGAAATGGCCGGCGTCGTCTCAGCATGCTGGATACTCCTCGAATTGTCATGGCAAGAAACATTAACAGGTTCTAGTATATCCGGCGAATCATGATTTACAACTTTTTATTGGGTTTGGCCGCGCGTCCGCCCCCGTGTGTCTTAAGCAGGGACAGCCATGCGATGACGCCGGAGAAATAAGGGATGATGCAGGCGGAAATTCGGCATCAATAATAATGTCTGATCAGGTCTTCTTTGGTGAGGCGGCATTTTTCCTGTTCATCAAACATGTGTTGTATCCTGCCTTCATTCAGCATCAGGATACGGTTTCCATATTGCATGGCGATATCCAGATCATGAGTGGTAAGAATGCAAGTCATGTGGTGTTGCGTGATCATTGCCTGCGTCAGGCGCATGATTTGCGCGGAAGTCTTGGGGTCTAATGCACTGGTATGTTCGTCAAGCAGCAATATCTTGGGCGGCTGCAATAGGCAGAATGCCAGTGCCAGCGTTTGTTTTTCACCGCCGGACAATTGTGAAACAGGCAAATCAAGCTTGTGAGAGAGATTGGGATTGAATTCCTGCAGCGCTTCCATGAGAAAAGCTCTCTCGGAACGATGCCGGGTGAACAGGGATTGCCTGTGCGACATCAGCAAATAATTTTCATAGAGAGTGAGGGAGGGAAAAAGCGCTTCTTCGCAATCCTGGTTGAGTACCGCCACGTGCCGGCGGAATTCCGCTTCGGAATAGTGTGTAACCGGCTTGCCCATCAATTCGATGCTGCCGGTGTGCGAGATATATTCGCGGTGCAATAATTTTAAGAGAGAACTTTTACCGGAGCCGTTGCTTCCCAGCAAAATGACAAAATCCCCGGAGGCAACTTGATAACTGACATGTTGCAGCGACGGTTTGCCGGATCCGGCAAATTGCATCGAAACATTGTTGATTTGAAGTAGGGTCATGAGGGTATGCCTGCCGAATAAGGTTTGACTGCCGCGCGCAAGAACAGGATGAGCAAAAGCCCCAAAATCATTTTAAGATAAATGGGGTTGACATCCATGCGCAACAGCACATTCAGTGAAAAGAAATACAATAACACGCCCAGCAGACAGGAAAATAATTCAGCGCTGATACGGAAAAAAGTACGCCTGGTCAATCGCTGTAATAACTGTTGTCCCAGAATGATGGCGCCGATTCCCGTGAGGGTCATGCCAAAGCCCATGCCGGTGTCCGCATAACCGACGGTCTGGGCAGTCAGGCATCCGGCAGCGGCCGCAAGCAGATTTGTCAATGCGAATCCGCTCATGCGATAAAATTCAATTTTCCTGCCCAGGCGTTTCAGCAGCTTTGGATTATCACCCATTGCGCGCAAGGTCAGGCCGAATTGTGATTTAAGCAATACCACGGCGGTGAGACAGATGGCAAATGCATAAACGCCAACCAGTAGCCATCCCAGTAATTCACTTTGATCAAAGGCGGAAGAAACTAAAGTGGTTTGCGACAGCAGGCTGATATTGGGTTTGCCCATGATACTCAGATTAATGCTGCTGAGAATGAAGGTGGCCAGCACACCCGCGAGCAGAGGATCCACCTGCCCGCCGCGCTGGATTGCCGCGGCCAGCATCCCGGCGAATGCGCCGCAGACAAGCGCGGCTCCTGCCGCCGGCAAGGGTGAGATGCCCAGCGTCAACAGACGGGCAAACACTCCCGCTCCCACAACGAAGCTGCCGTCAATTGTCATGTCGGTTGCGCGCAAAATGTGGTAACTGATGCTAATGCCAAGCGCTAGCGGAAGAAAGGTCAGTGATTGCGTCAGTATCGAAAGAATAAAGTCTGACATGCGATCAACTCCTGTCTGTCTTGTTGACAGGTTCAAGCGTGTAATGCAGTTTTTCCGCCGCCGACTGAATTGGAGCAAATGACTGCTTTTCCTGGTCCAGTGAGGAGTTGTTCACAAAGACAGTCAGTTTCGACATGGTTGTGATCGGCAGGCTGCATGGGTTTTTTCCCGATAGAATAGCCGCGGCCAGATTGGCTCCCTCCACACCGATATCGCGCTCATGCACACCGAGTGCGAATCCCGCTCCGTCCTGCACCGATCCCTGATCGGATGTGATGAGTGGAATTTGCTGTTTGGCGGCCGCTTTTTCGAGGGTGGAAATGCCGCTTACAATGAGGCTGTCTTTCAGAACCAGAATGCCTTGGGCATCAGCAGGAAGATTGTTTGCCGTGCCGTATAATTCATTCAGTGTTGGCACCATGACCGGTTTGATGGTAATCCCCGTGTTTTTTCCTGCGGTTACAGCGGCTTCCACTTCCGGAAAGACTTTGTCCGCGGCGCTGTGAATGAGGACAATCCGCTGCATTTCCGGATAGGCTTGATGAATAAATTGCAACAGACGCTCGGCAGAAATTTCATCATGCACGACAGCGATGTTGCATGTTTTTAGCCGGCTCCGGTCTTGTTGTGTCAGGCTGGATGCCAGGCTGACTATAGGCTGTTTCTGTATTGAGGACACGGACATTTGCGTTGCATCCGAACCAATGGGTACGATCATGTCATAACCCTCGCTTTTCATTTGCTGAATGATGGCGCGCTGCAGGTTCATGTCCGCCTGCGCGTTGGCAACCTTGAACCGCAGCGGATAGGAAGATTTCGCGCTTAAGGTTTTGGTAAAGCCATCGACGATTTCATCCATGGCTTTGTGTTCAATGGGAACGATGATTCCGATTTTTTTCTCGTTTGCAGAAGCCTTGCAGCCAGCCAGAGCGGCGGCAAAGAATGTCAAAAACAAGATTTTAATCATATTGGAAAATACAGTCATGACAGCTCTCCTCAATTTATTCAGGGACGTGCGCAGAAAACTGCGCGTAGAAAAACTTGTGGAATGGTATAAATGCGCCTAGGGGCGCCAAAGCCGAGCTGTCATGAGATGACTGATAATAAGACCGGGGTGAAACATGGGTGAATCCTCCAACACATTAATACGCAAAAAAACAAAGGGCGGCTTTTGGTTAGCTGCGCCAGCGTCCGCGATGTTTTGTGCAGGAAGATATTGTTTTCATAGTCATTTATTTCCGATTGTTCAGACTGCTATCTCATGGTTTGGATGAAACAGCCTTACTCATCATACCCTTAATCCAACGGGCTGTCAAAAAATATACATCGCATTTTGCATGACCGGGGTTTATGTCCGGATATGTGACGAGCGCGCCTGTCTGGAACTGGTTTCAAGGATGGTTTTTGAAATGAATTCTAATGGTGGTGTGCTTCCAGCGCGGTGCGCAGTACTTCCTCATGCAGTTGATCTATGCTTTTTCCGTAACGCATTTGCAGTTTTGTATTGATAACCAGATAGAGAGAATGATCGGAATCCTTGTTTTGCAGGTTTTCCATGAGACTATGCAGAAATATGATGGTGTCTCCATATTCCGAAGGAGTGAACTGATTGAAGAAGTTCATCATTTCATGCATGCAGTCTACATCATGTTGTGTATGTGTGCGGTTGTAATTGAGCATTTTGTATATGCTGGTTAACGGAGGCATCTTGTTGAAGAATCCTCCGTCGGTTTCCGTCTGCTTTTCATGGAGAAAATCGACGTAATTACCACAGGCTTGCAGGACAATGCCGCGCAGCTCTGCCACCCGCTCATCCTTGGTTTCCATGCGAACCGGCTTGCTGTCACGGCTGGTAAACTGTAAATGATAGCCGCGCGTCGTCACGACATTAATGTTGAATAATTCCGGTTTGGTGGTGTCGCAGGAAAGAATGGCGAATCCGTGTTCCCGCATGAAACAGCCAAGATTTT contains these protein-coding regions:
- a CDS encoding ABC transporter substrate-binding protein, with product MTVFSNMIKILFLTFFAAALAGCKASANEKKIGIIVPIEHKAMDEIVDGFTKTLSAKSSYPLRFKVANAQADMNLQRAIIQQMKSEGYDMIVPIGSDATQMSVSSIQKQPIVSLASSLTQQDRSRLKTCNIAVVHDEISAERLLQFIHQAYPEMQRIVLIHSAADKVFPEVEAAVTAGKNTGITIKPVMVPTLNELYGTANNLPADAQGILVLKDSLIVSGISTLEKAAAKQQIPLITSDQGSVQDGAGFALGVHERDIGVEGANLAAAILSGKNPCSLPITTMSKLTVFVNNSSLDQEKQSFAPIQSAAEKLHYTLEPVNKTDRS
- a CDS encoding ABC transporter permease subunit yields the protein MSDFILSILTQSLTFLPLALGISISYHILRATDMTIDGSFVVGAGVFARLLTLGISPLPAAGAALVCGAFAGMLAAAIQRGGQVDPLLAGVLATFILSSINLSIMGKPNISLLSQTTLVSSAFDQSELLGWLLVGVYAFAICLTAVVLLKSQFGLTLRAMGDNPKLLKRLGRKIEFYRMSGFALTNLLAAAAGCLTAQTVGYADTGMGFGMTLTGIGAIILGQQLLQRLTRRTFFRISAELFSCLLGVLLYFFSLNVLLRMDVNPIYLKMILGLLLILFLRAAVKPYSAGIPS
- a CDS encoding ATP-binding cassette domain-containing protein — translated: MTLLQINNVSMQFAGSGKPSLQHVSYQVASGDFVILLGSNGSGKSSLLKLLHREYISHTGSIELMGKPVTHYSEAEFRRHVAVLNQDCEEALFPSLTLYENYLLMSHRQSLFTRHRSERAFLMEALQEFNPNLSHKLDLPVSQLSGGEKQTLALAFCLLQPPKILLLDEHTSALDPKTSAQIMRLTQAMITQHHMTCILTTHDLDIAMQYGNRILMLNEGRIQHMFDEQEKCRLTKEDLIRHYY
- a CDS encoding ABC transporter permease; the encoded protein is MRIIEHAKEGLSNLYYSKLRSVLALLGVLVGTASVVAMVLGGELATNEALRQFKTLGTDLLAVSVNFSSEESEQTAGKNENLTLSQSLDLAKADKEILQVAPYTQLFHPVLYNGNPVNGIILGVTGSFADIVQIKMQTGRFVSVFDKYEFYCVIGHEIYEALKKISLRDPLGQQLQIGKNIFVIVGVAEPWPENSFVYANIDNSILVPILTSTVVSKYATISNVIMRLTQQADIAKVEAGVSGMISDFISGKQVTFRSAKELIAKMKKQSNILTVFLGLIGSVSLIVGGIGVMNIMLVSVVERRREIGIRLAVGARRRDIGMLFLMEAVMLSLVGGTLGVFIGILVAYVIAMIWHWQFTFFLLPPLAGFSVSVAVGIFFGFYPAYLASRLDPIDALRSD